GGCTTCGGCGACAGTGCCTGCGCTTTCTGCCAGTACTGGCGCTGGCGCATTCTCAGTTGGTTGTGGTTGTTCGTGAGTCATAGCTGACCTCCTCTCATTGGTTGGTGTGACTGGCAGAGACGGACGGTGAGACAGGAGCTGTCTCGAACCGTCCGGCCCCTGCCAGGGTTGGCACCGAGTGGTGCCAGCTGACGGAGTTACCTCCTCTCAGCTACCTGCCTCCTCCGATCCGCCGCGTCGTCCGCGTGCCCGGCCGCTGGGTTGCGGAGCGGGTGGTTCCGGGTCGCCAGTGGGCGGTTCTGCCGCTTCGGCTGGTGCCGCTGGTGCTGCCGGTTCGGTGGTGCCGAACAGGCTGGCGATGGCGGCCCGCCGGGCGCTGGCATCGCGGTCGATGTCAGCCAGGACGGCGTCGGCGCGGCCCGAGAGTTCCGGCAGGCTCTTGGCGGCCGTGACGTGGGCCTCGAGCGCTGCCTTGATCTCATCGGTGATAGTGGTGCTCCGCAGCTGGGCGATCAGGCTCAGCTGCGCGTGCAGGTCAGGCTCTAACCGAATGCCGAGCGTTTTCACGCCGGACCGGCCGGTTGAGCCGTTGTCCGTTAGGGACATGGCACACCTCCTCGGTGCTGTGCGGGCGAGCGGATCTGCCAGGAGGGCAGTTCTCTTACGGTTGCTCGACCGCATGACACCGACGAGGCGTCAGGCGGCCCGCTGGGCGGGTCCGGCTCGGGCCTCCTGAATGCGGCGGTTAGCCAGCTCGGCAAAGGCCGGGTTCAGCTCGATGCCGAGCCAGTCGCGCTGCAGCCGCTCGGCCGCCACCGCCGTCGTGCCGGCGCCGAAGAACGGGTCGAGCACTAGTCCCGGCTCGGAGGGCGCGTCGCAGCCGCAGCTCGGGCCGAGCGCACCGCGCACCGCCGTGCCGCCGAGCGAGCGGATCAGCTGGCGCCGCCAGGGCAACCGGCAGCTCACGCAGCGGGCTTCGGGGCAGCCGGCCGAGATGGCCCGTTCCGGCAAGGCGATCGGGAAGGTGGCGTGGTGGCCGCTCCGGTAGCCGCTGGAGGCCAGCTGCCAGACGTCGCCGGGGTTCTTGCCGAGCGGGTGCCCGACGATGCCGCGGGCCTTCATGAGCTCCAGGCCGGAGGCGTCGTCACCGTTCGGCCCGCGCCAGATCTCGCGGCTCCTGGGCCGGACGTGGTCGGGCCGCAGCTTGCCCTGGTGTCGGCTGGTGTGTGGCTGCCGGACGCTGTCCAGGTCGAAGAAGTAGCTCGGCTGCCGCGTGAAGACGTAAACCGCCTCCCACCGACAGGTCAGTCGGTCGCGGACTGAACTCGGCATCGAGTTGGCCTTAGTCCAGATGATCTTGTTGCGGAGCAGCCAGCCGTCTTTCAGCAAGCTCAGCGCGAGCCGTTCCGGGCCGAGCACCAAGCTCTTGCGACCGGCCCCCTGACTCGGGTGCGTCGAGTACGTGTCGGCCAGGTTGAGCCAGAAGCTTCCCGTCGGCACCAAGCAGCGCTGCACCTGACGCGCCACGGCTCGTAGACCGCTGACCCACTCGTCGACGTGGCCTTCCAGACCGAGCTGGCCGTCGATCTGGTAGTCGCGCAGCCGGAAGTAGGGCGGGCTGGTCACCACCGTGTCGATCGAGCCGTTCGGCAGCCGGCGCAGTTCGGTGAGGGCGTCGCCGACGAGCACCTGGTTACGCGGTGGCATCGTCACGCCGGGCTCCCGCTGATGACGGCCGGCAGGCTGGCCAGCGTGCAGACCCGGTACAGCGCCGGGTCGAGCGTCCGGCTGGCGGTGATGCCGGCCGTCAGCTTGGCAGCGTGCAGTTCATCCGGCACCACCCAGACAACCAGCGGCAGGACGTCATCGGCCTGGCCGCTGCGCCGGTAGTCCTCGTACTGGGCGCACTTACTGAGCAGCGTCGGCAGGCTCTCGGTCGCCCGGTCAATTTCAAAGAACCAGTGGTCCTCAAACTCGGCCTGGGCCGTCACCGCCAGCAGGTCCGGCTTGAGCGTCTCCGGGGCACCGCTCATCGGCGTGTAGCGCCGCCAGCAGCGCGGCTCGGTCACGACCGACAGCACTTCGACTCGGCCCGCCCGGGCTAGGTCGAGCAGGCAGAGGTGGACCTCGGCGGTGAGTAGGCAGTGCTCCAGCCAGCGCAGCGACGGCTCCTTACGGCGGGCCCGCGGCCGACCGGCGTCGTCAGCCAGCAGGCGTAGCAGCTGGTCACCGACCGCACCGGCCCGCCAGACGTAGGAGGCTGAGCCGGCCCGGACGCCACCGACGCGGCGGTCGAGGTGCTCGATCAGCCCGAAGTCGAACAGCCGCTGCAGCACCCGGCGGCAGATCCGGCCGGCCGCCGCCGGTGTGCGGTGGTTGGCAAAGTGAAAGCGGATGAGCTGCTCGGTGGTCAGGAAGCGGTGGGCGTCCAGGCTGAAGAGAACACTGAGGTCACGGGCACTGAGCTGGGCTTTCAGCCGGTCGGCCCGTTCCCGCTGGCCGCGTCTAGCGGGTCCGCGGCCGGTGCGTTTGGGGCCTTCCGGCCGGCTGCGCTCAGGGGGCACTGGTCTCACTGATCCAGTGAGACTTTCGGGCGCAGACTGCTGCCCGAGGTCCGGTAGTTCGGTGGGTGCGGCGGCCCCGCTCGCCACGCGAGCGGACCAGCGACCGGACTGGCTATCGGCGGTCACGGGGCGGCCCGCCTGCGTCGACCGAGGTTGATGGTCGGGTTGCCAGTGGTGCCGTCGCCGTCGAGCAGCGCAGCGAAGTCGGCCTCGATCTCGGCCAGCGGTCGGCCGTAGGCGGCCCGGCTGCGCGCCCGGATGTCGAGGGGATCGCTGCACGGTGTTGGCGCCGGCAGGGTGGTGGCTGAGGCCCACGGCTGGACGGAGTTAGCGCGCATCAGCGAGGCGTAGACGTGGTAGGCCGGCAGGGCGCTGAAGTCCTCCGGCGCGACCAACGACTGGCCGGCCGCCATCGCCCGGGCGTCACCGGCCCCCAGTTGGAAGCAGATCCGTGACCGCGCGTTCGCCTCAAAGGCGGCCCGCATGCCGGCTGACAGCTGGTCGCGGTACTGGTGGGCCAGGTGCCAGCCGACCTTGAGCGAGCGGGAGGTGGCCAGCGCATCGGACAGGTCGGTCGGCAGCCGCAGGTAGTCCTGAACCTCGTCGATGTAGACCATGACCGGCGTCCGCTGCTCCTCCGGCACGGCCCGGCGCTCGCGGACGGCTAGCCACAGCTCGGCGATGACGAGCGCGCCGAGCAGCTCGGCGGTGTCCGGCCCGATGACGCCTTTCTGGAGCGGCACCAGCAGCACCTTGTGCTCGGTCAGCACCTGGCGCAGGTTGAAGCGCGGCGAGCGCTGGGCCAGGACGTTACGCAGGTTGGGCCGCAGCAGCGGCCGGAGTTTGTTCTGCAAGGGGGCGATCACCTGGGAGCGGGCGTCCTCGCTGAGTCCCTCAAAATATCGCCAGAACGGCCCGGCCGCGACCGGATCGTCGCGCACCACCTGAGCCGTCAGCGAGCGGCGGAAGCCGGCGTTCGTCAGCAGCAGCGGCAGCATGACGAGCGAGGCGTCGTCGCGGCGGGCCAGCACATTGAGGGCGTTAGCCAGGATGTCGGTCGAGCGTGGGCCGATGCCGACGTCGCCGTAGAGGGCGTGGAAGGTCGCTAGCAGCGAGTCGGCCACCAGCTCCGGGCTGCGGCCGTGGCGCATGAGCGGGTTGATGCCGACGGGAGATGCATCGAGGCAGTCCAGCAGGACGACGTCGTCTCGCCGCTCTGTCGGAATGCGGGCTACTAGATCAGTCACCAGGTCGTTCGGCTCGATGACGACGACCGGGCGGCCGGCCCGCAGGTCCTGGTCGATCAGGTTGAGTAGCAGCGTGCTCTTACCGGTGCCGGTCGGCCCGATGACCCAGGAGTGCCGGAGCGCGTCGGTCACCGAGTAGCCGAGCTGTCCGCTGACACCGGGCGCAAGGGCCGCGCCCACGATGCGGTCGCTCTTGCCTGCGAACTGGGCCGGGGCGACCTGCTTGGGGTGCAGTGGCGGCTGGCCGGGCAAGTCGTCGTCACCGAACGGCCAGCCGGTCAGGGCCAGCGTCTCGCTGACGTTAATCCTTATTGGCCAGCGCCACGGCCGGGCCGCCCGGTTGAGCTGCTCCGGCTGCTCGCGTACCAGCTTGGTCTGCAGGCCTGGGGCTTCGCTGACCCTCAGGGCGGCGTAGAGGCTGAGGATGAGGTTGCGCCGCCGAGCAGCATCAGCAGCGAGTGCGCCGAGTCGGAGCGTGGCGGCGAAGCCGTGCTCGCCGACCTTGTCGCGGAGCGCCGCCCGCTTCTCGCCGTCGACCGTGCCGCCGTTACCGCGCCAGGCGACCTGGTACCACGGCATGACGATCGAGGACGGCGACTGGTTAGGCACGGCTAGCGGAATCCGGCGCGGGCCGAGCACCAGCTGCAGGACGAGCAG
The nucleotide sequence above comes from Jatrophihabitans sp.. Encoded proteins:
- a CDS encoding replication-relaxation family protein gives rise to the protein MPPERSRPEGPKRTGRGPARRGQRERADRLKAQLSARDLSVLFSLDAHRFLTTEQLIRFHFANHRTPAAAGRICRRVLQRLFDFGLIEHLDRRVGGVRAGSASYVWRAGAVGDQLLRLLADDAGRPRARRKEPSLRWLEHCLLTAEVHLCLLDLARAGRVEVLSVVTEPRCWRRYTPMSGAPETLKPDLLAVTAQAEFEDHWFFEIDRATESLPTLLSKCAQYEDYRRSGQADDVLPLVVWVVPDELHAAKLTAGITASRTLDPALYRVCTLASLPAVISGSPA
- a CDS encoding site-specific DNA-methyltransferase, with translation MPPRNQVLVGDALTELRRLPNGSIDTVVTSPPYFRLRDYQIDGQLGLEGHVDEWVSGLRAVARQVQRCLVPTGSFWLNLADTYSTHPSQGAGRKSLVLGPERLALSLLKDGWLLRNKIIWTKANSMPSSVRDRLTCRWEAVYVFTRQPSYFFDLDSVRQPHTSRHQGKLRPDHVRPRSREIWRGPNGDDASGLELMKARGIVGHPLGKNPGDVWQLASSGYRSGHHATFPIALPERAISAGCPEARCVSCRLPWRRQLIRSLGGTAVRGALGPSCGCDAPSEPGLVLDPFFGAGTTAVAAERLQRDWLGIELNPAFAELANRRIQEARAGPAQRAA